One stretch of Tepidibacter hydrothermalis DNA includes these proteins:
- a CDS encoding Fe(3+) ABC transporter substrate-binding protein has protein sequence MRKKLLLTVLTVAFSIVLLVGCTTKQESTSSNEGNESNEEKVVNVYTSRHYDADKELYKIFTEETGIKVNVVEGKSDELIERLDREGEDTEADVLIVADAARLHRAKSQELLQSVESEVLNNNIPENLRDKDNEWYGLTKRGRVIVYSKDRVNPSELSTYEDLTNPKWKGKILVRSSSNTYNQSLLASFIEINGEEKAKEWAKGLVDNMARDPKGNDRDQAKAVVAGEGDIAIMNTYYLGKLLNSSDPEEVKVGEQVSVFFPNQDTTGTHINVSGAGVTKNANNKDNAVKFIEFLSNEKAQSIFANANYEYPANPNVEPSELLKSWGEFKDQNISLNKLGENNKKAVEIFNEIGWK, from the coding sequence ATGAGAAAGAAATTATTATTAACTGTTTTAACTGTGGCATTTTCAATAGTATTACTTGTAGGTTGTACTACTAAACAAGAGAGTACAAGTAGCAACGAGGGCAATGAAAGTAATGAGGAAAAAGTGGTTAATGTATATACATCTAGACATTATGATGCTGATAAAGAGCTTTATAAAATATTTACAGAAGAGACAGGTATAAAAGTAAATGTAGTTGAAGGAAAAAGTGATGAATTAATTGAAAGACTTGATAGAGAAGGTGAAGATACAGAAGCTGATGTACTTATAGTAGCGGATGCAGCAAGATTACATAGAGCTAAATCACAAGAGTTATTACAGTCTGTAGAAAGTGAAGTTTTAAATAACAACATTCCAGAAAACTTAAGAGATAAAGATAATGAGTGGTATGGATTAACTAAAAGAGGAAGAGTTATAGTTTACTCTAAAGATAGAGTTAACCCATCAGAATTATCTACGTATGAAGATTTAACTAATCCTAAATGGAAAGGAAAAATATTAGTAAGATCATCATCAAACACTTATAATCAATCTTTACTTGCATCTTTTATTGAAATAAATGGAGAAGAAAAAGCTAAAGAATGGGCAAAAGGATTAGTTGACAATATGGCTAGAGATCCAAAAGGAAATGATAGAGATCAAGCTAAAGCAGTTGTAGCTGGTGAAGGTGATATAGCTATAATGAATACTTATTATTTAGGTAAATTGCTAAACTCATCAGACCCAGAAGAAGTAAAAGTAGGAGAGCAAGTTAGTGTGTTCTTCCCAAATCAAGACACTACTGGAACGCATATAAATGTAAGTGGTGCTGGAGTTACTAAAAATGCTAATAATAAAGATAATGCAGTTAAATTTATAGAATTTTTATCAAATGAAAAAGCTCAAAGTATATTTGCTAATGCAAACTACGAGTATCCTGCAAATCCTAATGTAGAGCCTTCAGAATTATTAAAATCATGGGGTGAGTTTAAAGATCAAAATATAAGCTTAAATAAATTAGGAGAAAACAATAAAAAAGCAGTAGAAATATTTAATGAAATTGGCTGGAAGTAA
- a CDS encoding ABC transporter permease — translation MIKYRKQNFNIWSILSFVFIALVIMPNINIFISIFQKPNENWFHIKEYMLKSYILNSMTLVIFTGLFTVIIGVSLAWIISVYEFPMRSFFKWGLILPLSIPSYIGAYTYNGILNYTGVIQTFLRNSFNMKIDQKYFDIMSIKGAVFIFTISLFPYVYIITRSFLEKQSAALIENARVLGRNLIDIFIFVVMPISRGAIIGGASLVVLEVLNDYGVVQYFGIPTFSTAIFKTWFGMGDTDSAIRLSGVLMLIVIMILISEKVLRGNKKFSSTNTKIRPISRIKLKGFKSNLAFGYCFFIFSIGFLIPTIQLIYWSTLTYKKILNIEFFNLIFNSFGVAAIAASLVVIMAVVIANYCRINENFISKLYSKATLIGYSIPAAVIAISVIMFFIKIDKNFYWIYKMIDSDSKKMLLSTSLIMLIFAYMIRFLAVGYNSIESGFEKVGKKFFEASRMLGMSVTQTFFKVDLKMIKPAVLSAFLLVFVDVLKELSLTLILRPFNFNTLPTKVFEYANDEMIPESSIPSLVIIIISFISIYLFYKIGDKESA, via the coding sequence TTGATTAAATATAGAAAGCAGAATTTTAATATATGGTCAATACTAAGCTTTGTATTTATAGCCTTAGTTATAATGCCAAATATAAATATATTTATTAGCATTTTTCAAAAACCAAATGAAAACTGGTTTCATATAAAAGAATACATGCTAAAGAGCTATATATTAAATTCTATGACCTTAGTTATTTTTACTGGATTATTTACAGTTATTATAGGTGTAAGCTTGGCATGGATTATATCAGTATATGAATTTCCTATGAGATCATTTTTTAAATGGGGTCTTATTTTACCTCTCTCAATACCATCTTATATAGGTGCATATACTTATAATGGAATACTTAATTACACAGGTGTTATTCAAACATTTTTGAGAAATAGTTTTAATATGAAAATAGATCAGAAATACTTTGATATTATGTCTATTAAAGGAGCTGTATTCATATTTACAATATCGTTATTTCCGTATGTATATATAATTACAAGGTCTTTTTTAGAAAAGCAATCAGCAGCTTTAATAGAAAATGCCAGAGTGTTAGGGCGGAATTTAATAGATATCTTTATATTTGTAGTAATGCCTATTTCTAGAGGAGCTATAATAGGTGGAGCAAGTCTTGTTGTATTAGAAGTTTTGAATGATTATGGTGTTGTACAATACTTTGGAATACCTACATTCAGCACAGCGATATTTAAAACTTGGTTTGGTATGGGAGATACAGATTCTGCTATTAGATTATCTGGTGTATTGATGTTAATAGTTATAATGATACTTATATCAGAAAAGGTTTTGAGAGGAAATAAGAAATTCAGCTCTACAAATACAAAGATAAGACCTATCTCAAGAATAAAACTTAAAGGATTTAAATCAAATTTGGCATTTGGGTATTGTTTTTTTATATTTAGTATTGGTTTTTTAATACCTACTATTCAGTTAATTTATTGGAGTACATTAACTTATAAAAAGATATTAAATATTGAATTTTTCAACCTTATATTCAATTCTTTTGGAGTAGCTGCAATTGCTGCAAGTCTTGTTGTTATAATGGCTGTAGTAATAGCTAATTATTGTAGAATAAACGAAAATTTTATTTCTAAGTTGTACTCAAAGGCTACACTGATTGGATATTCTATACCAGCTGCTGTAATCGCTATAAGTGTAATAATGTTTTTTATAAAAATAGATAAGAATTTTTATTGGATATATAAAATGATAGATAGTGATTCTAAAAAGATGTTACTGAGTACTAGTCTTATTATGCTTATTTTTGCTTATATGATAAGGTTTTTAGCTGTTGGATATAATTCTATAGAGTCTGGTTTTGAAAAAGTAGGTAAGAAATTTTTTGAAGCATCTAGAATGTTAGGAATGAGTGTAACTCAAACTTTTTTTAAGGTGGATTTAAAAATGATAAAGCCGGCTGTACTGAGTGCTTTTTTATTAGTTTTTGTAGATGTTTTAAAAGAGTTATCTCTGACTTTGATTTTGAGACCGTTTAATTTCAATACATTACCGACAAAGGTTTTTGAATATGCAAATGATGAAATGATTCCAGAATCATCTATACCGTCTCTTGTAATAATTATAATCAGTTTTATTTCGATTTATTTATTTTACAAAATAGGGGATAAGGAGAGTGCTTAA
- a CDS encoding ABC transporter ATP-binding protein, whose protein sequence is MYIDIKNLDFNYKNSKEKTIDNFSIDIKKGEIIAILGESGSGKSTILRLISGLEIPSSGHIKVDNRVLVDKNNFIQPEKRGVGMVFQDYALFPHMTVGQNIKFGLKDMKSKEKEIRVNEVLNLVDLEGYKKRYPHELSGGQQQRIALARALAPRPSLLLMDEPFSNLDANLKGKIREELKKIIDKSGITSIFVTHDKEDAINIAHRVIILKEGELVKVGSPKEIL, encoded by the coding sequence ATGTATATTGATATAAAAAATTTAGATTTTAATTATAAAAATTCAAAAGAAAAAACTATAGATAATTTTAGTATAGATATAAAAAAAGGAGAAATAATCGCTATTTTAGGAGAGAGTGGAAGTGGAAAAAGTACAATACTTAGACTCATCTCTGGTCTTGAAATTCCAAGTTCAGGGCATATAAAAGTAGATAATAGGGTTTTGGTTGATAAAAATAATTTTATACAACCAGAAAAAAGAGGTGTTGGAATGGTATTTCAAGACTATGCTTTGTTTCCTCATATGACAGTTGGTCAAAATATAAAGTTTGGTCTTAAAGATATGAAATCAAAAGAAAAGGAAATCAGAGTAAATGAAGTGTTAAATTTAGTAGATTTAGAAGGTTATAAAAAAAGATATCCTCATGAATTAAGCGGTGGGCAACAGCAGAGAATAGCATTAGCTAGAGCTTTAGCACCAAGGCCATCTCTTCTTTTAATGGATGAACCGTTTAGTAATTTAGATGCAAATTTAAAGGGTAAAATAAGGGAAGAGTTGAAGAAAATAATAGATAAATCAGGTATAACATCTATATTTGTTACACATGACAAAGAAGATGCAATAAATATAGCTCATAGAGTAATAATATTAAAAGAAGGCGAACTTGTTAAAGTGGGAAGTCCAAAGGAAATACTGTAG
- the lysA gene encoding diaminopimelate decarboxylase, producing MKLFGTMNINDIGNFEIGNCDAVDLANEYGTPLYVMDEELVRNNCKLFNGNFLMEGIDTEVIYASKAFLNVAICKIIKEEGLSLDVVSGGELYTALKANFPPSKIYMHGNNKTEDELIFAIKSGVGRIIVDNRQELELLEILCEELDKNIDVLLRVNPGIEAHTHKYIQTSKNDSKFGESIFSEDIQFIINKFQMSNRVNLKGFHCHIGSQIFEENSFYSSALVMIEFMKEIENKCNFITKELNLGGGFGVRYSEEDDQMDIKRCLNTLLRLIKDGIENMNMSIPKLMIEPGRSIVANAGTTLYKIGGTKQTYGGKQYMFVDGGMTDNPRTALYDAKYEAVVANKMNFEYEEIYTVAGKCCESGDIIIKDIELPKVERNDVLAVLSTGAYNYSMSSNYNRILKPAVVFVKDGESRLAVKRETYEDLIRNDILL from the coding sequence ATGAAATTATTTGGAACTATGAATATAAATGATATAGGAAATTTTGAAATCGGAAATTGTGATGCTGTTGATTTAGCTAATGAGTATGGAACTCCATTATACGTAATGGATGAAGAACTAGTTAGGAATAATTGCAAATTATTTAATGGGAATTTTTTAATGGAAGGTATTGATACGGAAGTAATATACGCTTCTAAAGCATTTTTAAATGTAGCTATATGCAAAATAATAAAAGAAGAAGGATTATCTTTAGATGTTGTATCTGGGGGAGAACTGTATACAGCTTTAAAAGCAAATTTTCCTCCAAGTAAAATCTATATGCATGGAAACAATAAAACGGAAGATGAATTGATTTTTGCAATTAAATCAGGTGTAGGCAGAATAATAGTAGACAATAGACAAGAACTAGAATTATTAGAAATTTTATGTGAAGAATTAGATAAAAATATAGATGTATTATTAAGAGTAAATCCAGGTATAGAAGCACATACACATAAGTATATTCAGACTTCTAAAAACGATTCAAAGTTTGGTGAATCAATATTTAGTGAGGATATTCAGTTTATAATAAATAAATTTCAAATGAGCAATAGAGTAAATTTAAAGGGATTTCATTGTCACATAGGATCTCAAATTTTTGAAGAAAATTCATTCTATTCAAGTGCTTTAGTTATGATTGAGTTTATGAAAGAAATAGAAAATAAGTGCAATTTTATTACTAAAGAATTAAATTTAGGAGGAGGGTTTGGAGTTCGTTATTCTGAGGAAGATGATCAAATGGATATAAAAAGATGTCTTAATACTCTACTTAGATTAATAAAAGATGGAATAGAAAATATGAATATGAGTATTCCAAAGTTAATGATAGAACCAGGAAGATCTATAGTTGCTAATGCAGGAACTACACTTTATAAAATAGGAGGAACTAAACAAACATATGGAGGTAAACAATATATGTTTGTTGATGGAGGTATGACTGACAATCCAAGAACAGCACTATATGATGCTAAATATGAAGCTGTTGTTGCTAATAAAATGAATTTTGAATATGAAGAAATATATACTGTCGCAGGAAAATGTTGCGAGTCTGGAGATATTATAATAAAAGATATTGAACTTCCAAAAGTTGAAAGAAATGATGTTTTAGCTGTTTTAAGCACTGGTGCATATAATTACAGCATGTCAAGTAACTATAATAGAATTTTAAAGCCAGCAGTAGTATTCGTTAAAGATGGAGAATCAAGACTTGCCGTTAAAAGAGAGACCTACGAAGATCTTATTAGAAATGATATATTACTTTAA